Below is a window of bacterium DNA.
AGCGGTCCCGGGCAACCGGCACCACGTACAGGGTGCCGCCCGCTTCCCAGGCAAATGACGCCCCATCGGGCGCGAACACGCCGGCATAGTCCTGCGCATAGCGACCAGGCTTCGTGTCGCGGGTGGTCGCCACGACCCAGGCATCCATCGCGATCGTATCGAGGATCCAGGCCGAGATCTCGCGCCCGGGATAGTCCTGGCCGGAGACGGGAACGGGCCGGCTCGTGAACACCGCCGCATATCGGCCGTCCGGCGACCAGGCCGTGGTGAGCCCGGCCAGTCCGCCCACCACCTGTACCAGGATCACATCGCTGCCGGTGGTGACGTTGCGGATGGAGACGACGGTCGTGTCGGGCCCATCGGCATGGACCACGAGCACGCCGCCATCGTCCCAGCGCAGCGGCTCGAGCGGCAGATTCCAGGCGGGAAGCCCCAGCGGCAGTGCTTCAACGCCAAGATTCGCGATGGTGAGCACGCGATGGTTGGGCGTCGACGGCGAACTGTCGCGCATCAGTAGTTTCGTTCCGTCCGGCGAGAAGGCGAGCGGCACCGCGACGGGCAGCGCGGCCACGACGACATCGTCGGCCAGGCGATGCACGGTGAGCGAGTCCGCCCCGAAGTACCACGGCGACGTCATCACGGCCAGCAGCGAGTCGCGCGGTGAGACGACGAAACGCACGCCGTCGGTCCAGGTGTGGCGACTGCCGTCAACGAGGGAGCGCCGCACCACCTGGTGCCCGGCCGGATCGGGAGGCCCGAAGGTCATCCCGAAATACACATCGGCGCCACTCGCGGACAATCCCAGGCGACGTGCGTACTCGTCGACCACCCGGTACGAGCCGGTTGCCGCGTCGATGGCCTGAAGCGCGTCGACATCGGTCGGCGGCACCGCCTGCACGCGGCCGGTTGCCAGGATCTCGTTCGTGGCCGCACTCCAGGCCAGAGATCCACCCGGTACCAGCCAGCCGGAAGGTCCCACCTGGCGTCCTTCGGGGGGGCCGGGGTCGGGAACCACGGGCGGTTTCGAGGATTCGGAGCAGCCGGCGAGGGCGACGATGAGAACCATCGTCAGTGCAGGCGCCATGATCCTGCTGTGTTGATGAACGGGGGATGGGCGGTTCACGTCATATCCCTTGATCAGAGCGGGGCCCTTCTCGCGGATATGAATATAGCACATTGAGTGCATGGCGCAGTCCCGGCTCTTGCGCCGGCGCAAGTCGAAGGTCTCAATCCCTGAACAATGCCTTCACCGCGCCCCACGACATCGACGACACGGCCACCGGAGGCCCGAAGTAGCCCGCCAGCCGGTACGTGCCGTCCACCTGGTCCTGGACGATGCCCACGTCCCGCGACACCCAGTGCTCGACGAGGTCGTTCTTGAGGTCGCTCTTGCCGGCAGCCACCTGCCCGCACAGGTCGTAGGTGCCGCCGAACATCGCCTTGGGCGGCCCGTCGGCGAAATTCCGCAGGCCGAAGCACACGAAGTCGCCTGCGGGCACGGTAATGGACTCTTCCGCCAGCACCTCGGTGCCGAAGTCCCAGAGACCGTACCAGGCGCCCGACGGCAGGATGTAGAAGTTCGACTGCTGCGACCAGGTCTGGCCAACCGTAAGCTCACCCTCGACCCACAGCAGCGGCGGCTCGTACCAGGCGCCCATGATGCCGCGCGTGAACCCGTGCAGCAGGGCGCCGCCGCCCGGCGCCAGACTCCAGTAGTTCACCAGCCCCTGGTTCGAGGGACTGATCACGTACTCGATGGGTTGCACCGTGTGCCCGTGAAAGTCGACCGGCAGGCCCACGACGCGCATCTCCAGCATCCCGTTGTCCAGCCGGTAGTTCCAGAAGTTGCCGGTGGCCAGCGGCAGGTAGTGCTGCGCCGCGCAGGTCGTCGCGATCAGCAGGAAGGTCAGGATCATCGTCAGCTTCTTCATGATCGCCTCCGTATCGACGCCGCAGGCGCCCGCATCACCGTTTCCGGTTGCTCCCCATTGTAGCACGGCCGGCAGGCAAACAGCGGCGTCATTGGGAAAGGCGCGGATGCCGCCGACGACCGGCAGCTGAATGCCGTGAATACCGGCGGGAGTGCTTCGCGTGGCCTATACATCACTTCCATGAAATTGGTGGCCATATTCAACAGCCGGGCCCTACTCTGACGGCCACACTCACCGAATAACAACGGCCCCATCCGGGTATCGGCCCTGCAACCGTTGACAAGCCCGCTGGACAGTCCCAAAGCAAGGGGGAGCGGATCATGGCATGGTCGCGAAAGACCACGAGCGGCAGCCTTCGCCAGGCGATAACGGCCGCGGCAGCCCTGTTGATGGTGACCACGGGCGCGCTCGCCGCGTTCGCGGCCCCCGCGATCACCGTCAAGGACGGCGTCACCCGCGTTGCGAACGGCGCGCAGCCGAGCGGGAAGCGCGAAGTCGTCACGTTGCAGGAGGCCTGGCGCGTCGGCGGCGACGAGGGTGAGGACTTCTTCGGCCTGATCACCCAGGTCCGCGTGGGCAAGGACGGCCGCATCTACCTGCTCGACACGCGCCTGGCCGAGGTGCCCGTGTACGACCGCGAGGGCAAGCGCGTCGCGACGCTCAGCCGCGAGGGCGACGGACCCGGTGAATCGCGCCTGCCGGCCAACCTGGTGTTCATGCCCGACGGCACGCTGGGACTGGCGCAGATCTTCCCGGGTAAGATCATCAAGATCAACCTCGACGGCAGTCCTGCCGGCTCGTTCACGCCCGGAGGGGCCGATCCCACGCAGGGTGGTTTCCTGCAGCTGTTCGACTGCAGCGCCAACGGATCCGACCTGGTCGTGACCGCGGAGTCGATCGCGCAGGCCGGTACCGCCGGCCAGGACCGCA
It encodes the following:
- a CDS encoding PD40 domain-containing protein is translated as MGPSGWLVPGGSLAWSAATNEILATGRVQAVPPTDVDALQAIDAATGSYRVVDEYARRLGLSASGADVYFGMTFGPPDPAGHQVVRRSLVDGSRHTWTDGVRFVVSPRDSLLAVMTSPWYFGADSLTVHRLADDVVVAALPVAVPLAFSPDGTKLLMRDSSPSTPNHRVLTIANLGVEALPLGLPAWNLPLEPLRWDDGGVLVVHADGPDTTVVSIRNVTTGSDVILVQVVGGLAGLTTAWSPDGRYAAVFTSRPVPVSGQDYPGREISAWILDTIAMDAWVVATTRDTKPGRYAQDYAGVFAPDGASFAWEAGGTLYVVPVARDR